The proteins below are encoded in one region of Helianthus annuus cultivar XRQ/B chromosome 2, HanXRQr2.0-SUNRISE, whole genome shotgun sequence:
- the LOC110894042 gene encoding uncharacterized protein LOC110894042, with amino-acid sequence MEDPVAPVDPMFADPADFKMEFDDPEPVVAPEPVVAPDPAFEHDLIHDDVPAVDPLIADIPVDDYPIVAPLLEGDHAVAAHVESPHIADIPADPIIAPLPDPVPVEPDHAPFATHVDPRYAHTQNGWIDDDDDYPPFVVPVTPASAPIDAPLFPAHVTDAHRADLPITFLQDIPPPRPGEGSSR; translated from the coding sequence atggaggatcccgtgGCTCCTGTTGACCCTATGTTTGCTGATCCCGCTGATTTCAAGATGGAGTTTGACGATCCGGAGCCTGTTGTGGCccccgagccagtagttgctccagaccccgCATTCGAGCATGACCTTATTCATGATGATGTACCCGCTGTTGatcctttgattgctgatataCCTGTCGATGATtatcctattgttgctccactgttggaggGTGACCATGCTGTTGCTGCTCATGTTGAATCCCCTCACATTGCTGATATTCCTGCTGATCCTATTATTGCCCCTCTTCCTGACCCAGTGCCTGTGGAGCCCGATCATGCACCCTTTGCGACCCATGTTGACCCTCGATATGCGCACACCCAaaatgggtggatagacgatgatgatgactacCCGCCTTTTGTGGTACCTGTTACACCTGCTTCAGCCCCTATCGATGCACCTTTGTTTCCTGCACATGTCACTGATGCGCATCGCGCAGACCTGCCTATCACATTTCTCCAGGacatacctccaccacgtcctggggAGGGGTCATCTCGTTAG